In Musa acuminata AAA Group cultivar baxijiao chromosome BXJ3-9, Cavendish_Baxijiao_AAA, whole genome shotgun sequence, a single genomic region encodes these proteins:
- the LOC103997736 gene encoding glycerophosphodiester phosphodiesterase GDPDL4, protein MGRSSSGGGISSFFVACLLLQLGLTTAQKWLTLSGNAPAIIAKGGFSGLFADSSYNAYKSVSLFSSSDTTLWCDVRLTKDGVGICLPDITLNNCTDIQYSYPQGKKSYMVNGVPTSGWFSVDYDKNELAQVTVTQAIYSRTNAFDSSASPILSVDDVKTQIKPGALWLNIQHDIFYRQHNLSMRNYVLSVSKRVIVNYLSSPELAFLSGIAPRFRNTKTKLIFRFLGKDTTEPSTNQTYGLLLNNLTFIKTFASGILVPKNYIWPTTSDNYLRPYTSIVTDAQKSGLEVYAADFANDYLFSYNYSYDPLAECLSFIDNGFFSVDGVVTDFPVTPSVAIGCFSQLNKSSIDHGKPLIISHNGASGDYADCTDLAYQKAVDDGADVIDCPVQLTRDGILICMSSIDLIEDTTVTNSPFRSQISVVPQIKKTPGIFTFNLTLDEIQKNLKPTISQPESLYGLVRNPLYKNSGSFMRLSDFLSFAKGKPLSGVLISVENAAFMAEQLGFSVVDSVISAVNDAGYNKTALEVMIQSTDSSVLVKFKQLTKYKLVYKIDQPIRDAVASSVEDIKTFANAVALGKQSIYPATRLFTTGETGLVSMFHDAGIDVYVYVFQNEFVSQPWDFFSDATVEINAHVLGARVDGIITDFPETARRYKRNSCRNLGNSMPNYMQAVLAGGLISLMNSDSLPPALAPIPPLDVSDVVEPPLPSATPKAVAPASGGTASPSAKPSSGQRSPASILVPLMMICGFLLLV, encoded by the exons ATGGGGAGGAGCAGCTCTGGAGGGGGCATCTCCTCCTTCTTCGTGGCCTGCCTCTTGTTGCAGTTGGGCCTCACCACCGCTCAAAAATGGCTGACCTTGAGTG GCAATGCCCCTGCAATAATAGCTAAAGGAGGCTTTTCAGGATTGTTTGCTGATTCCAGTTACAATGCCTATAAATCTGTTTCATTATTCAGTTCAAGTGATACAACTTTATGGTGTGATGTGCGACTGACAAAAGATGGTGTTGGGATTTGTCTTCCAGACATAACTTTAAACAATTGCACTGATATCCAATATTCCTATCCTCAAGGGAAGAAATCCTACATGGTTAATGGTGTGCCTACATCTGGATGGTTCTCCGTGGACTACGACAAAAATGAATTAGCACAGGTTACCG TAACACAAGCAATTTATTCTCGAACAAATGCATTTGACTCCAGTGCATCTCCCATACTCTCTGTTGATGATGTGAAGACACAAATTAAACCTGGTGCTCTTTGGTTGAATATACAG CATGATATTTTCTATAGGCAGCATAATTTGAGCATGAGAAACTATGTACTTTCTGTATCAAAGCGTGTCATTGTGAACTATCTGTCCTCCCCAGAGTTGGCTTTCCTTAGTGGCATAGCTCCAAGATTTAGGAACACGAAGACAAAGCTCATTTTTCGGTTTCTTGGCAAGGACACTACAGAACCATCTACGAACCAAACATATGGTTTGCTGTTGAATAATCTCACATTTATTAAGACGTTTGCTTCAGGAATTCTTGTTCCAAAGAATTACATTTGGCCAACTACGTCTGACAATTATCTGCGACCCTACACATCTATTGTCACCGATGCTCAAAAATCTGGGCTGGAGGTTTATGCAGCGGATTTTGCAAATGATTACCTTTTTAGCTACAACTATAGCTATGATCCACTGGCTGAGTGTCTCTCTTTTATTGATAATGGTTTCTTCTCAGTTGATGGGGTAGTGACGGACTTTCCTGTAACTCCATCGGTGGCAATAG GTTGTTTTTCTCAGTTAAACAAAAGCAGCATTGATCATG GAAAACCATTAATAATCTCACACAATGGAGCCAGTGGAGATTATGCGGACTGTACTGATCTGGCTTATCAGAAAGCAGTTGATGATGGTGCAGATGTTATTGATTGTCCTGTTCAACTAACACGAGATGGAATTCTCATATGCATGAGTTCTATCGACCTTATAGAAGACACTACAGTCACAAACTCACCCTTTAGATCCCAAATTTCTGTTGTACCTCAAATTAAGAAAACTCCTGGCATATTCACCTTCAATCTCACATTGGATGAAATTCAGAAAAATCTGAAGC CAACAATTTCACAGCCAGAGTCACTGTATGGTTTGGTGCGGAACCCACTATATAAAAATAGTGGAAGCTTTATGCGATTATCTGATTTTTTATCGTTTGCAAAAGGCAAGCCTCTGTCCGGAGTCTTGATTAGCGTAGAG AATGCAGCATTTATGGCGGAGCAATTAGGATTTAGTGTAGTAGATTCTGTCATTTCTGCCGTAAATGATGCGGGTTACAACAAGACTGCTTTAGAAGTTATGATTCAATCCACAGACAGCTCTGTTCTGGTGAAGTTCAAGCAGCTAACGAAATACAAGCTTGTCTACAAAATTGATCAGCCCATCCGTGATGCTGTTGCTTCATCAGTAGAGGATATCAAAACGTTTGCTAATGCTGTGGCCCTTGGCAAACAATCTATTTATCCTGCAACTCGTCTGTTCACTACAGGCGAAACGGGACTGGTCTCCATGTTTCATGATGCTGGTATTGATGTGTATGTCTATGTGTTTCAGAACGAGTTTGTATCCCAACCATGGGACTTCTTCTCAGATGCAACTGTCGAGATCAATGCACATGTTCTTGGAGCTAGAGTGGATGGGATCATTACAGACTTCCCAGAGACAGCTCGTCGTTACAAAA GGAACTCATGTAGAAATTTGGGAAACAGCATGCCAAACTATATGCAAGCTGTTTTAGCTGGTGGGCTGATATCACTAATGAACTCAGACTCATTGCCACCTGCCCTAGCTCCGATACCACCCCTGGATGTCTCCGATGTAGTAGAGCCTCCCTTGCCATCTGCTACGCCGAAGGCTGTGGCCCCTGCTTCCGGGGGAACTGCATCACCTTCTGCGAAGCCTTCAAGCGGGCAGCGATCCCCTGCTTCAATTTTAGTTCCACTGATGATGATATGTGGATTTCTCCTGCTTGTCTGA